One window from the genome of Haemorhous mexicanus isolate bHaeMex1 chromosome 22, bHaeMex1.pri, whole genome shotgun sequence encodes:
- the RPH3AL gene encoding rab effector Noc2 isoform X3 translates to MADMIFGSGSGPWVCPNDRQLALRAKLQTGWSVHTFQTEKQRKMQALSPKELELILGVIRKAEQLDVAEQQRVGRLVERLENMRKNAMGNGLSQCLLCGEMLGLLGSSSVFCQDCKKKVCTKCGIETVGAQKRPLWLCKICSEQREVWKRSGAWFYKGLPKYIVPLKSSSSSKALELQSQPWQGEPESVGSGRSFTWARGKVVSSDSESDSELSSSSLDDKPVPVGSKGSQGRKLQAGMAPTRGPSPARSRALGTPQCPQLWGSHSSLGSEQGAELSPTESGQSDQASGRRHSDAGTSTPGKRRAHSRTRL, encoded by the exons atggctgaCATGATTTTTGGCAGTGGTTCTGGCCCCTGGGTTTGCCCAAACGACCGGCAGCTGGCCCTGAGAGCCAA GCTCCAGACGGGCTGGTCAGTGCACACATTCCAGACTGAGAAGCAGAGGAAGATGCAGGCTCTGAGCCCCAAGGAGCTTGAGCTCATCCTGGGAGTCATCCGCAAGGCGGAGCAGCTGGACGTGGCGGAGCAGCAGCGCGTCGG GCGCCTGgtggagaggctggagaacatgaggaagaacgCCATGGGGAACGGCCTCTCGCAGTGCCTGCTCTGTGGGGAgatgctggggctgctgggcagctccTCTGTCTTCTGCCAGGACTGCAAAAAG AAAGTTTGCACCAAGTGTGGGATAGAAACTGTTGGAGCCCAGAAACGTCCCCTGTGGCTGTGCAAGATCTGCAGTGAGCAGAGAGAG GTCTGGAAGAGGTCTGGGGCGTGGTTCTACAAAGGGCTGCCCAAGTACATCGTGcctctgaagagcagcagcagcagcaaagccctggagctgcagagccagccctggcagggcgaGCCCGAGAGCGTCGGGAGCGGCCGCTCCTTCACCTGGGCCAGGGGAAAAG tgGTTTCCAGTGACAGTGAGAGCGACTCGGAGCTCAGTTCCTCCAGCCTGGATGACAAACCCGTCCCTGTGGGATCAAAAGGCTCTCAAGGGAGAaagctccaggcaggaatgg cacccaccaGGGGACCCAGCCcggccaggagcagagccttggggaccccccagtgtccccagctgtgggggagccacagcagcctgggcagtgagCAGGGGGCCGAGCTCAGCCCCACGGAGAGTGGCCAGAGTGACCAAGCCTCGGGCAGGCGCCACAGCGACGCGGGCACCAGCACCCCTG
- the RPH3AL gene encoding rab effector Noc2 isoform X4, translating to MADMIFGSGSGPWVCPNDRQLALRAKLQTGWSVHTFQTEKQRKMQALSPKELELILGVIRKAEQLDVAEQQRVGRLVERLENMRKNAMGNGLSQCLLCGEMLGLLGSSSVFCQDCKKKVCTKCGIETVGAQKRPLWLCKICSEQREVWKRSGAWFYKGLPKYIVPLKSSSSSKALELQSQPWQGEPESVGSGRSFTWARGKAPTRGPSPARSRALGTPQCPQLWGSHSSLGSEQGAELSPTESGQSDQASGRRHSDAGTSTPGKRRAHSRTRL from the exons atggctgaCATGATTTTTGGCAGTGGTTCTGGCCCCTGGGTTTGCCCAAACGACCGGCAGCTGGCCCTGAGAGCCAA GCTCCAGACGGGCTGGTCAGTGCACACATTCCAGACTGAGAAGCAGAGGAAGATGCAGGCTCTGAGCCCCAAGGAGCTTGAGCTCATCCTGGGAGTCATCCGCAAGGCGGAGCAGCTGGACGTGGCGGAGCAGCAGCGCGTCGG GCGCCTGgtggagaggctggagaacatgaggaagaacgCCATGGGGAACGGCCTCTCGCAGTGCCTGCTCTGTGGGGAgatgctggggctgctgggcagctccTCTGTCTTCTGCCAGGACTGCAAAAAG AAAGTTTGCACCAAGTGTGGGATAGAAACTGTTGGAGCCCAGAAACGTCCCCTGTGGCTGTGCAAGATCTGCAGTGAGCAGAGAGAG GTCTGGAAGAGGTCTGGGGCGTGGTTCTACAAAGGGCTGCCCAAGTACATCGTGcctctgaagagcagcagcagcagcaaagccctggagctgcagagccagccctggcagggcgaGCCCGAGAGCGTCGGGAGCGGCCGCTCCTTCACCTGGGCCAGGGGAAAAG cacccaccaGGGGACCCAGCCcggccaggagcagagccttggggaccccccagtgtccccagctgtgggggagccacagcagcctgggcagtgagCAGGGGGCCGAGCTCAGCCCCACGGAGAGTGGCCAGAGTGACCAAGCCTCGGGCAGGCGCCACAGCGACGCGGGCACCAGCACCCCTG